One window of Elaeis guineensis isolate ETL-2024a chromosome 11, EG11, whole genome shotgun sequence genomic DNA carries:
- the LOC140852546 gene encoding probable cinnamyl alcohol dehydrogenase 1 isoform X2, giving the protein MDTEIGSGDCLAWAARDASGILSPYRFNRRHEIVGVVTEVGSNVKGFKVGDHAGVGTYVNSCGECEYCNDFLEVHCSKGSIFTFNGLDSDGTITKGGYSSYIIVKERYCYMIPDGYPLAMAAPLLCAGITVYTPMMRHKMNQPGKSLGVIGLGGLGHMAVKFGKAFGLKVTVFSTSKSKKEEALKLLGADKFVISSDQQQMESMTKSLDFIVDTASGDHPFDPYMSLLKIGGVLVLVGFPSEVRLNPGSLNLGSRSISGSLPGGTKETQAMLEFCAANKVYPEIELINIQYVNEALERLVKRDVKFRFVIDIKNSLK; this is encoded by the exons ATGGACACCGAAATTGGCAGTGGAGATTGTTTAGCTTGGGCTGCAAGAGATGCTTCTGGAATTCTTTCACCTTACAGATTCAATCGCAG GCATGAGATTGTAGGAGTTGTCACAGAGGTTGGTTCCAATGTTAAAGGTTTCAAAGTTGGTGATCATGCTGGTGTTGGCACTTATGTTAATTCATGTGGAGAGTGCGAGTACTGTAATGATTTTCTGGAAGTTCATTGTTCGAAAGGATCAATTTTCACTTTCAATGGTCTTGATTCAGATGGCACAATCACAAAAGGAGGATATTCCAGCTACATCATAGTCAAGGAGAG ATACTGCTACATGATACCTGATGGCTACCCATTAGCTATGGCAGCACCTTTGCTATGTGCTGGAATCACAGTGTACACCCCCATGATGCGCCATAAGATGAACCAACCTGGCAAATCTCTTGGAGTCATTGGGTTAGGTGGCCTCGGTCACATGGCAGTGAAGTTTGGAAAAGCTTTTGGTTTGAAAGTAACAGTGTTCAGTACAAGTAAGTCCAAGAAAGAGGAAGCACTAAAACTTCTTGGAGCAGACAAATTTGTGATCTCATCAGACCAGCAGCAGATGGAG TCTATGACAAAATCCCTGGATTTCATCGTTGACACTGCTTCCGGTGATCACCCCTTTGATCCTTACATGTCACTTCTGAAGATTGGTGGAGTTTTGGTCCTAGTGGGCTTTCCTAGTGAAGTCCGTCTGAATCCCGGAAGTCTTAACCTtg GTTCAAGAAGTATTTCTGGCAGTTTGCCTGGTGGTACCAAAGAGACACAGGCAATGCTGGAGTTCTGTGCAGCAAACAAAGTATATCCAGAAATTGAACTCATCAATATTCAGTACGTAAATGAGGCACTCGAGAGGCTTGTAAAAAGAGATGTGAAGTTTCGTTTTGTGATCGACATTAAGAACTCTCTCAAGTGA
- the LOC140852546 gene encoding probable cinnamyl alcohol dehydrogenase 1 isoform X1 translates to MDTEIGSGDCLAWAARDASGILSPYRFNRRVVRSNDVRIEITHCGVCYGDVHWTRNLHGDTKYPLVPGHEIVGVVTEVGSNVKGFKVGDHAGVGTYVNSCGECEYCNDFLEVHCSKGSIFTFNGLDSDGTITKGGYSSYIIVKERYCYMIPDGYPLAMAAPLLCAGITVYTPMMRHKMNQPGKSLGVIGLGGLGHMAVKFGKAFGLKVTVFSTSKSKKEEALKLLGADKFVISSDQQQMESMTKSLDFIVDTASGDHPFDPYMSLLKIGGVLVLVGFPSEVRLNPGSLNLGSRSISGSLPGGTKETQAMLEFCAANKVYPEIELINIQYVNEALERLVKRDVKFRFVIDIKNSLK, encoded by the exons ATGGACACCGAAATTGGCAGTGGAGATTGTTTAGCTTGGGCTGCAAGAGATGCTTCTGGAATTCTTTCACCTTACAGATTCAATCGCAG AGTTGTCAGAAGCAATGATGTTCGTATAGAAATAACAcattgtggagtttgttacggtgATGTCCATTGGACTCGAAATTTGCATGGTGACACAAAGTACCCATTGGTGCCCGG GCATGAGATTGTAGGAGTTGTCACAGAGGTTGGTTCCAATGTTAAAGGTTTCAAAGTTGGTGATCATGCTGGTGTTGGCACTTATGTTAATTCATGTGGAGAGTGCGAGTACTGTAATGATTTTCTGGAAGTTCATTGTTCGAAAGGATCAATTTTCACTTTCAATGGTCTTGATTCAGATGGCACAATCACAAAAGGAGGATATTCCAGCTACATCATAGTCAAGGAGAG ATACTGCTACATGATACCTGATGGCTACCCATTAGCTATGGCAGCACCTTTGCTATGTGCTGGAATCACAGTGTACACCCCCATGATGCGCCATAAGATGAACCAACCTGGCAAATCTCTTGGAGTCATTGGGTTAGGTGGCCTCGGTCACATGGCAGTGAAGTTTGGAAAAGCTTTTGGTTTGAAAGTAACAGTGTTCAGTACAAGTAAGTCCAAGAAAGAGGAAGCACTAAAACTTCTTGGAGCAGACAAATTTGTGATCTCATCAGACCAGCAGCAGATGGAG TCTATGACAAAATCCCTGGATTTCATCGTTGACACTGCTTCCGGTGATCACCCCTTTGATCCTTACATGTCACTTCTGAAGATTGGTGGAGTTTTGGTCCTAGTGGGCTTTCCTAGTGAAGTCCGTCTGAATCCCGGAAGTCTTAACCTtg GTTCAAGAAGTATTTCTGGCAGTTTGCCTGGTGGTACCAAAGAGACACAGGCAATGCTGGAGTTCTGTGCAGCAAACAAAGTATATCCAGAAATTGAACTCATCAATATTCAGTACGTAAATGAGGCACTCGAGAGGCTTGTAAAAAGAGATGTGAAGTTTCGTTTTGTGATCGACATTAAGAACTCTCTCAAGTGA